Proteins from a genomic interval of Dama dama isolate Ldn47 chromosome 1, ASM3311817v1, whole genome shotgun sequence:
- the LOC133053893 gene encoding olfactory receptor 52N4-like, whose amino-acid sequence MMILNQTDVTPASFILNGIPGLEDMHVWISLPFCSMYVVAVVGNCGLLYLIRYEDALHRPMYYFLAMLFITGLFISSSTIPKALSIFWFHFKEISFNGCLIQMFFVHTLTGMESGVLMLMALDRYVAICYPLRYSTILTNPIIAKAGLSTFLRGVLLIIPFTFLIKRLPYCKGNIIPHTYCDHMSVAKLSCGNIKVNVIYGLMVALLIGGFDILCITVSYTMILRAVVSLSSSDARQKAFSTCTAHICSIVFSYSPAFFSFFSHRFGGHRIPPSCHIIVANIYLLLPPTMNPVVYGVKTKQIRDCVIRILSGSKYIKPHSI is encoded by the coding sequence ATGATGATACTGAACCAAACAGATGTGACACCAGCCTCCTTCATTCTTAACGGGATCCCAGGACTGGAGGACATGCATGTGTGGATTTCCCTCCCATTCTGCTCCATGTATGTTGTGGCTGTGGTAGGGAACTGTGGACTCCTCTACCTCATCCGCTATGAGGATGCCCTGCACAGACCCATGTACTACTTTTTGGCCATGCTTTTCATAACTGGCCTTTTCATTAGCTCTAGTACAATCCCCAAAGCCCTCAGCATCTTCTGGTTCCATTTCAAGGAAATCAGCTTTAATGGATGCCTGATCCAGATGTTCTTCGTCCACACCTTAACAGGAATGGAGTCTGGGGTGCTCATGCTCATGGCCCTggaccgctacgtggccatctgctaCCCTCTGCGCTACTCAACTATCCTCACAAATCCCATCATTGCAAAGGCAGGTCTCTCCACCTTTCTCAGAGGGGTGTTGCTCATCATTCCCTTCACCTTCCTCATCAAGCGCCTGCCCTACTGCAAAGGCAATATAATCCCCCATACTTACTGTGATCACATGTCTGTGGCCAAGTTGTCTTGTGGCAACATCAAGGTCAATGTTATCTATGGTCTGATGGTAGCCCTCCTGATTGGGGGCTTTGACATCCTCTGCATCACAGTCTCCTACACCATGATCCTGAGGGCGGTGGTCAGCCTGTCCTCTTCAGATGCTCGGCAGAAGGCCTTCAGCACCTGCACTGCCCACATCTGCTCCATTGTTTTCTCCTACAGCccagctttcttttcattcttttcccaccGCTTTGGTGGTCACAGGATTCCTCCTTCATGCCACATCATTGTGGCCAATATTTATCTGCTCCTACCTCCCACTATGAATCCTGTTGTCTATGGGGTGAAAACTAAGCAGATACGAGACTGCGTCATAAGGATTCTTTCAGGTTCCAAGTATATCAAACCCCATAGTATATGA